Proteins found in one Methylophaga thalassica genomic segment:
- a CDS encoding phospholipase D family protein — MPFRKKQQHRALFGTKQQRRNKGKWRWIFFLLLLTMVCVAIYHVNKPLPAGVNFTSPQRTATDVQFLADRTYTVDGERQTQQQIFDTVFEMIANARHIVLVDMFLFNDYLGKGSEQHRPLSDELSKALIAQKKRYPGLQIHVISDPINSLYVGLPSKHFAELKAAGIPVTQTDLTQLRDSNPAYSGFWRLLIQPFGNSEGGWLPNPFGEGQVSVRSYLNLLNFKANHRKLLIADNGSELTALVTSANPHDGSSAHGNVALRFNGPTAWDLLESEKAVLALSGKALAKVALPQKAENTDSNLSVQVVTENAVEQAALAMINQAKSGDKLDMAMFYLSDRDIVEALKSAQTRGVVLRVLLDPNKDAFGRQKNGIPNRPVAHELTQAGITVRWCDTHGEQCHAKWLMHRGAGETTMLLGSTNFTRRNLHNLNLETSVIVKGPANAAPFRRGRSWFDERWHNLYGRHYSVDYENYADERRWPQLLYRTMEATGLSTF; from the coding sequence ATGCCATTCAGAAAAAAACAGCAACACAGAGCCTTATTCGGCACGAAACAGCAGAGAAGGAATAAGGGAAAATGGCGTTGGATATTCTTTTTACTTTTGCTAACAATGGTTTGTGTCGCCATTTATCACGTTAACAAGCCTTTGCCCGCAGGTGTTAATTTCACCAGCCCCCAACGCACAGCCACGGATGTACAGTTTCTGGCAGACAGAACCTACACCGTTGATGGCGAGCGCCAAACGCAGCAACAGATTTTCGATACCGTATTTGAGATGATTGCCAACGCACGCCATATCGTGCTGGTTGATATGTTTTTATTTAATGACTATCTGGGCAAGGGCTCGGAACAACATAGACCACTTTCAGATGAACTCAGCAAAGCGTTGATTGCTCAGAAAAAGCGTTATCCGGGTCTACAAATACACGTCATTTCCGATCCCATTAATAGCCTTTATGTCGGGCTTCCTTCCAAACATTTTGCTGAGCTTAAAGCGGCAGGCATACCCGTCACGCAAACTGACTTAACTCAATTACGTGATAGCAACCCGGCTTATTCCGGTTTTTGGCGTTTGTTGATTCAGCCATTTGGTAATAGTGAAGGCGGATGGTTACCCAATCCGTTTGGTGAAGGACAAGTCTCTGTAAGAAGCTATCTCAACTTACTGAATTTCAAAGCGAATCACCGCAAGTTACTGATCGCTGATAATGGCTCAGAATTAACCGCATTAGTGACCTCGGCCAATCCACATGATGGCAGCAGCGCCCATGGCAATGTGGCCTTACGCTTTAATGGGCCGACGGCATGGGATTTACTGGAGAGCGAAAAGGCCGTGCTGGCATTATCAGGTAAAGCCTTAGCCAAAGTGGCACTTCCACAAAAGGCTGAAAACACGGACAGTAATCTCAGTGTGCAAGTCGTCACCGAGAATGCCGTAGAACAAGCCGCATTAGCCATGATTAACCAAGCTAAATCGGGTGATAAGCTGGATATGGCGATGTTCTACTTATCTGATCGGGATATTGTGGAAGCACTGAAATCTGCACAAACGAGAGGTGTCGTGTTAAGAGTATTGCTGGATCCCAATAAAGATGCCTTCGGGCGACAAAAAAATGGTATTCCGAATCGTCCAGTGGCCCATGAATTAACGCAAGCCGGTATTACCGTTCGTTGGTGTGATACCCATGGCGAACAATGTCATGCTAAATGGCTGATGCACCGTGGCGCTGGTGAAACAACCATGTTACTTGGCTCAACCAATTTCACCCGACGCAATTTACACAATCTTAATCTTGAAACCAGTGTGATTGTAAAAGGGCCAGCCAACGCAGCACCTTTTCGGCGTGGTCGTAGCTGGTTTGATGAACGCTGGCATAATCTGTATGGCCGTCATTACAGCGTGGACTATGAAAACTATGCAGATGAAAGACGTTGGCCCCAACTGTTATATCGCACCATGGAAGCCACAGGGCTCAGTACGTTTTAG
- the hflC gene encoding protease modulator HflC — protein MKTSLLAFIVVLAVILGNLTLYTVDEAEQAILVQFGEPIGDVINESGLKFKLPWQNVRYFDKRLLVWDGDVTQIPTLGREFILVDTTARWRITDPLLFLTSVRDEAGARTRLDDIIDSVVRDMVSSTELEEIVRSKDWQVNVAELDDPALAERSDVNLEKQPKLGRELLEAGILKRARDSMPALGIELDDVRIKRVNYIQSVRRQVESRMIAERQSIAERFRSEGRGRSQEILGNMERDLRRIRSEAARDAEKIRGEADAEATRIYGEAFGADAEFYSFFRTLESYRALGANSTLMLNADSDFFRYLEEPQAQ, from the coding sequence ATGAAAACCTCACTACTTGCCTTCATCGTTGTGTTAGCCGTTATCCTCGGTAACCTTACTCTCTATACCGTAGATGAAGCTGAACAAGCCATTCTGGTCCAGTTCGGTGAACCAATTGGCGATGTCATTAATGAGTCGGGGCTGAAGTTCAAACTCCCCTGGCAGAATGTCCGTTATTTCGATAAACGTCTGTTGGTCTGGGATGGTGATGTAACTCAGATTCCGACACTGGGTCGTGAGTTTATTCTTGTGGATACCACGGCACGCTGGAGAATCACTGATCCCCTACTCTTTTTAACCAGTGTTCGCGATGAAGCCGGTGCACGTACTCGACTCGATGACATCATTGATTCGGTGGTGAGAGATATGGTGTCGTCCACCGAACTGGAAGAGATCGTTCGCTCGAAAGACTGGCAAGTGAATGTCGCGGAGTTAGATGACCCCGCCCTGGCTGAACGCAGTGACGTTAATCTGGAGAAACAACCGAAACTGGGGCGTGAATTACTGGAAGCCGGTATCCTGAAACGGGCTCGGGATTCTATGCCAGCACTGGGGATTGAGCTTGATGATGTGCGTATTAAACGCGTCAATTACATTCAATCAGTTCGTCGTCAGGTAGAAAGTCGGATGATTGCTGAACGTCAGTCTATTGCTGAGCGTTTCCGTTCTGAAGGTCGGGGCCGTAGCCAGGAAATCCTGGGTAATATGGAACGCGATCTACGTCGCATTCGTTCTGAAGCCGCGCGTGATGCCGAGAAAATACGCGGTGAGGCAGATGCTGAAGCGACGCGTATTTATGGTGAAGCTTTCGGCGCTGATGCCGAGTTCTATTCTTTCTTCCGTACGCTGGAAAGCTACCGGGCCTTGGGTGCGAATAGTACGCTTATGCTCAATGCTGACTCGGACTTCTTCCGTTATCTGGAAGAGCCACAAGCTCAGTAA